The window CATGCGTTTCACGGTCTCGACGCTGGCAGTCTCTCCGGACGGGACCCGGATTATGGCGCATGAGTCGCGGGACCGCTCGCACCTCGGCCTCGCCGAGGAGTACGGCACCATCACCTGGGACAGCGCCACCGGCGAGGTGCTCGGCCGCACCCGGATGAGCAGCGGGGACATCGCCTGGCACCCCACCGACGACCGTCTTGCGGTGATCGGCGAGGTTGCTGTGGACCTCACCGATCCGGCCGGTGAACCCAGTGAGTATTCGTAGTCGTGGGAGCCACCGAATCTTGCTCTTGGGGACCGCCGATCGTGCCGACGGGGGCCAGTAGCCGCCGCGGTGGGGACCACTGGCTCCCGCCGGCATCGGGTCACTGGGGCAGTGCGGTGTGTTCTCGCATGTTCCTGTCGCCGGTGTCGATCCAGATTGTGTTGTGCACGATGCGGTCCATGATCGCATCGGCGTGGACTGCTCCACCGAGCCGGGCGTGCCAGTCCTTCTTCGGGTACTGGGTGCAGAACACGGTCGAGCCGGTGTCATAGCGGCGCTCGAGCAGTTCCAGCAGCATCGAACGCATTCCCTCGTCAGGATGGTCCAGCAGCCACTCGTCGATCACCAGCAGCGAGAACGTGGAGTACTTCCGCAGGAACTTCGTCTGGCCCTGCGGCTTGTCCTTTGCCAGGGCCCAGGCCTCTTCGAGGTCGGGCATTCGGATGTAGTGGGCTCGGAGCCGGTGCTGGCAGGCCTGCTTCGCCAGCGCGCAGCCGAGGTAGGACTTCCCTGAGCCGGTGAAGCCCTGGAAGACCACGTTCTGTTGCCGCTGGATGAAGGAGCAGGTTGCCAGTTGCGCGATCACGTTCCGGTTCAGTCCCCGTTCCTCGACCAGATCCAGCCGCCGCAGGTCCGCTCCGGGATAACGCAGCCCCGCCCGGCGGATCAGACCCTCGACCTTTCCATGATTGAAGATGGAATGCGCCTCGTCCACGATCAGCTGGAGCCGTTCCTGGAACGACATCCCCAGCACGTGAGCCTCATCCTGGGCATCGATCGCGTCCAGCAGCGCGGTCGCGCCCATCTCGCGCAGCTTCCGCTTCGTGTCGTTATCGATCACGCTCACCGGACACCTCCGGCGTAGTAGTCGGCGCCACGGACGTATCCGCCGTCTTCCGCGGGTTCCTCGCGGGGTGGACGCAGGGCGGCGACCTTGTCCTGCCCGGTGGCCAAGATCGGGTGCAGATGCGCATAGCGCGGTGA is drawn from Brachybacterium muris and contains these coding sequences:
- a CDS encoding ATP-binding protein, with translation MSVIDNDTKRKLREMGATALLDAIDAQDEAHVLGMSFQERLQLIVDEAHSIFNHGKVEGLIRRAGLRYPGADLRRLDLVEERGLNRNVIAQLATCSFIQRQQNVVFQGFTGSGKSYLGCALAKQACQHRLRAHYIRMPDLEEAWALAKDKPQGQTKFLRKYSTFSLLVIDEWLLDHPDEGMRSMLLELLERRYDTGSTVFCTQYPKKDWHARLGGAVHADAIMDRIVHNTIWIDTGDRNMREHTALPQ